From one [Ruminococcus] lactaris ATCC 29176 genomic stretch:
- a CDS encoding Rpn family recombination-promoting nuclease/putative transposase — MGQADVNVNLWLKDTKRFADLFNAILFHGETVILPENLHPSPETTAVSLQDAQGKNVVKKLYRDIIMNWQDQAVLMLLAVESQTAIHYAAPLKVMLYDSMEYAEQVRVKWKERPPRLSSAEFLSRFQKNDKLIPVITLIFYYGTEEWDGPLELHQMFDLGTEKNHAELMKKYLPNYHINLVDVRRLKNLESFQSDLQIIFGMLQCSQDKYALRTYVANHKDYFQKLDLETYHALGAFLNSRQLMEINVEQEEREELDMCKALEDIYNDGVQAGIEQGRQSGIAEGEAHGKELGIAEGKASHKKDVARQMQKLGYSLDAIAAVLRESVDGISKILAVVG; from the coding sequence ATGGGACAAGCAGATGTAAATGTTAATCTTTGGCTTAAGGATACGAAACGGTTCGCAGACCTGTTCAACGCCATTTTATTTCATGGAGAAACCGTGATCCTGCCGGAGAACCTTCACCCCAGCCCGGAGACAACCGCAGTCAGTCTTCAGGACGCTCAGGGGAAAAATGTTGTAAAAAAGCTATACCGTGATATCATCATGAACTGGCAGGATCAGGCTGTGCTGATGCTGCTGGCGGTGGAATCACAGACTGCCATTCATTACGCTGCACCGTTGAAAGTAATGCTCTATGACAGCATGGAATATGCGGAACAGGTGCGGGTCAAATGGAAAGAACGTCCGCCCCGTCTTTCTTCGGCGGAATTTCTTTCCCGGTTTCAAAAAAATGATAAGCTCATCCCGGTGATTACTTTGATCTTCTATTATGGGACAGAGGAATGGGATGGACCTTTGGAACTGCATCAGATGTTCGATCTTGGTACAGAAAAGAACCATGCGGAACTGATGAAAAAGTACCTTCCCAATTATCACATTAACCTCGTCGATGTCAGAAGACTGAAAAATTTAGAATCTTTTCAAAGTGATTTACAAATCATCTTCGGTATGCTACAATGTAGTCAGGATAAATACGCATTGCGTACATATGTGGCAAATCATAAAGACTATTTCCAAAAGCTGGATCTGGAGACTTATCATGCACTTGGAGCATTCTTAAATTCCCGGCAGCTTATGGAGATAAACGTAGAACAGGAAGAAAGGGAGGAACTGGATATGTGTAAAGCACTGGAAGATATTTATAATGACGGCGTTCAGGCTGGAATTGAACAGGGCAGACAATCGGGGATTGCCGAGGGAGAAGCTCATGGAAAAGAACTTGGCATTGCTGAAGGTAAAGCTTCCCACAAAAAAGATGTAGCCCGGCAAATGCAAAAGCTTGGTTATTCTTTGGATGCAATTGCAGCAGTACTAAGAGAATCGGTTGATGGAATCAGCAAGATACTGGCTGTAGTTGGATAA
- a CDS encoding biotin transporter BioY — protein MTNQQPNGQTTSLTQNSRTRQITLIGLMTAITCILAPLSIPLPFSPVPISLTNLVIFISVFILGMKDATISFLIYLLLGSVGLPVFASFHAGLSVLAGPTGGYLIGFIFLALIQGFAMKYFDRKLIPTIIGMLIGMAVCYIFGTVWLAKLMSLSFKEGLFMGVIPYLPGDAVKIIIAVIVGPKLYAATKKVR, from the coding sequence ATGACTAATCAGCAACCAAACGGACAGACAACCTCTCTTACTCAAAATTCAAGAACCAGACAGATTACTCTGATTGGACTGATGACTGCGATCACCTGCATTCTTGCACCGCTGTCAATTCCGCTTCCATTCAGTCCGGTACCGATTTCTCTCACAAATCTGGTTATCTTTATTTCCGTATTTATTTTGGGAATGAAAGATGCTACGATCAGCTTTTTAATTTATCTGCTTCTCGGTTCAGTAGGACTTCCGGTTTTTGCCTCCTTCCATGCAGGTCTCAGTGTACTTGCAGGACCGACAGGCGGTTATCTGATCGGCTTTATTTTTCTTGCACTGATCCAGGGCTTTGCAATGAAATATTTTGACCGTAAGCTGATCCCAACGATCATCGGTATGCTCATTGGTATGGCTGTATGCTATATCTTCGGAACAGTCTGGCTCGCAAAACTGATGAGCCTTTCCTTCAAAGAAGGACTTTTCATGGGCGTTATCCCGTATCTCCCGGGAGATGCTGTTAAGATCATTATTGCAGTAATCGTAGGACCAAAACTGTATGCAGCAACGAAAAAAGTAAGATAA
- a CDS encoding DUF5685 family protein, which yields MFGYVTVCEPELKVKDLKKYRAYYCGLCRTLKEDYGFMGQMTLTYDMTFAVILLSSLYERIPELEKHRCKIHPVKKQMMLRNEITSYAAAMNVLLAYYHMEDDWQDERKVTSLLAKSMMEGKVKKIIEAYPRQSRVIRDSLKELSECEKENCQDIDRAAWCFGRLMAELLLYKEDIWEKTLRKMGFYLGKFIYIMDAYEDLSEDKKKNRYNPLKQISEKEDYEERMVQILRMMIAESTARFEQLPCLVDVDILRNILYDGVWNRYNQIQSRIQEQNQAQMKKSKKSEEKK from the coding sequence ATGTTTGGTTATGTGACGGTGTGTGAACCGGAACTGAAGGTAAAAGATCTGAAAAAATACAGAGCATATTATTGTGGGCTGTGTCGTACTTTAAAAGAAGATTATGGATTTATGGGGCAGATGACGCTGACATATGATATGACGTTTGCAGTGATCCTGCTGTCCTCATTGTATGAGAGGATTCCAGAACTGGAGAAGCACCGCTGCAAGATCCATCCAGTAAAGAAGCAGATGATGCTGCGGAACGAGATCACATCATATGCAGCAGCAATGAATGTTTTGCTGGCTTATTATCATATGGAAGATGACTGGCAGGATGAGCGGAAGGTGACAAGCCTTTTGGCAAAAAGTATGATGGAAGGAAAAGTGAAGAAGATCATTGAAGCGTATCCAAGACAGAGCAGAGTGATCAGAGACTCTTTAAAAGAACTTTCAGAGTGTGAAAAGGAGAATTGTCAGGATATTGACCGGGCAGCGTGGTGTTTCGGACGTCTGATGGCAGAACTTCTGCTTTATAAGGAAGATATCTGGGAAAAGACGCTCCGGAAGATGGGATTCTATTTAGGAAAGTTTATTTATATCATGGATGCTTATGAGGATCTTTCTGAAGATAAAAAGAAAAATCGCTATAATCCGTTAAAGCAGATCTCGGAAAAGGAAGATTATGAAGAACGGATGGTTCAGATCCTGCGAATGATGATCGCAGAAAGTACGGCACGGTTTGAGCAGCTCCCGTGTCTGGTAGATGTGGACATTTTAAGGAATATCCTGTATGATGGAGTCTGGAATCGGTATAATCAGATTCAGAGTCGGATTCAGGAGCAGAATCAGGCACAAATGAAAAAAAGTAAGAAAAGTGAGGAAAAGAAATAG
- a CDS encoding DnaJ domain-containing protein, whose product MRKNPYEVLGVSPSASDDEIKKAYRELSRKYHPDANINNPLADLAAEKFKEVQEAYDTIMRERTSGSGYSYGYGSGYGNSYGNGYTGGQIDPRLQAAANYINSRRYREALNTLDQVNERSGMWYYLSSCANAGCGNNILARDHAAQAVNMEPGNPQYRQLLNQLEFGSNRYSNSPYGGGYAPGSSNSCGTGNLCCDLWIADSLCECMGGDLCTCI is encoded by the coding sequence ATGAGGAAAAATCCGTATGAGGTACTTGGGGTGTCTCCGAGTGCATCGGATGATGAGATAAAGAAAGCATACAGGGAATTGAGCAGGAAATATCACCCGGATGCGAATATAAATAATCCACTGGCAGATCTTGCAGCGGAAAAATTTAAAGAAGTTCAGGAAGCTTATGATACGATTATGAGAGAGCGGACAAGTGGATCAGGTTATAGTTATGGTTATGGTAGTGGTTACGGGAACAGCTACGGAAATGGTTATACAGGCGGACAGATTGATCCAAGGCTCCAGGCAGCGGCCAATTATATCAACAGCCGCAGGTACAGAGAAGCGTTAAATACATTGGATCAGGTAAATGAGAGGAGTGGAATGTGGTATTATCTCAGCAGTTGTGCCAATGCAGGCTGTGGAAATAATATTCTGGCGAGAGATCATGCAGCACAGGCTGTAAACATGGAGCCTGGAAATCCGCAGTACCGGCAGTTACTGAATCAGTTGGAATTTGGAAGTAACCGCTATAGCAACAGTCCATATGGTGGAGGGTATGCACCGGGGAGCAGTAATTCCTGTGGTACAGGAAATCTCTGCTGTGACCTGTGGATTGCGGATTCACTCTGTGAATGTATGGGAGGAGATCTTTGTACATGCATTTAA
- a CDS encoding polysaccharide biosynthesis protein — protein sequence MREKELKKRAERGENDVKGKEKRFEHWQIIAAYLVIYDIFAVNFSYFLGLLLRFDFSFTKIPTEYIHAMLRFAPIYTVFCLAVFWVLKLYNSLWAFASYTELNHILLASIITTLFNVGITMLCKRMPASYYIVGAVMQFCLITGIRFGYRYITLERTRMAQVRKEQNHTNGRNIMVIGAGDAGKNLVRELKTSRRINGTPQCIIDDNRNKWGRNIEDVPIVGGRASIFSAVEKYQISTILFAIPTASAEAKREILNLCKETKCELKILPGAYQFVQGEVSLAQIKDVTVEDLLGRDTIQVDMEQIFQYIKGKTILVTGGGGSIGSELCRQIASHEPKQLILFDIYENNAYAIEQELRRNHSELNLVTLIGSVRDSRRLNQVFKKYKPDIVYHAAAHKHVPLMETSPNEAIKNNVIGTYKTAYAAMQNGVKRFVLISTDKAVNPTNIMGASKRLCEMVIQSMDAVSKSGRMDLLPLLHGHRDNAEELAKQAEICLKKAEKEQTDGKDSETMGNTARLKIESIKNRERTGTQFVAVRFGNVLGSNGSVIPLFKKQIEAGGPVTVTHPDIIRYFMTIPEAVSLVLQAGTFAWGGEIFVLDMGEPVKIDTLARNLIKLSGYEPDVDIKIEYSGLRPGEKLFEEKLMAEEGIMRTDNELIHIGKPIPFDTEVFFEQLKELADTCYNNSDHIVELVEQIVTTFHPVGEHPTGEENKKRQE from the coding sequence ATGAGGGAAAAAGAATTAAAAAAGAGAGCGGAACGAGGAGAGAATGACGTAAAGGGGAAGGAAAAAAGATTCGAACATTGGCAGATTATAGCCGCCTATCTGGTCATATATGACATATTCGCAGTGAATTTTTCTTATTTTCTGGGGTTACTTCTAAGATTTGATTTCAGTTTCACAAAGATTCCAACAGAATATATCCATGCAATGCTCAGATTTGCACCGATTTATACGGTGTTCTGTCTGGCTGTATTTTGGGTACTTAAATTATATAATAGTTTGTGGGCATTTGCCAGTTATACAGAGCTGAACCATATTTTACTTGCAAGCATTATTACAACCCTTTTTAATGTAGGAATTACGATGCTTTGTAAGAGAATGCCGGCTTCTTATTATATAGTAGGAGCAGTCATGCAGTTTTGCCTGATTACAGGGATTCGGTTCGGATATCGCTATATTACTCTTGAGAGAACCAGGATGGCACAGGTGAGAAAAGAGCAGAACCATACAAATGGCCGGAATATTATGGTGATCGGAGCTGGTGATGCGGGAAAGAACCTTGTACGTGAATTGAAGACTTCCAGACGGATCAATGGTACGCCGCAATGCATTATTGATGACAACAGAAATAAATGGGGCAGAAATATTGAAGATGTACCGATCGTAGGGGGAAGAGCATCTATCTTTTCAGCAGTTGAAAAGTATCAGATCAGTACGATCCTTTTTGCAATTCCGACAGCAAGTGCAGAGGCAAAAAGAGAGATCCTGAACCTGTGTAAAGAGACAAAGTGTGAACTGAAGATACTTCCGGGAGCGTATCAGTTTGTGCAGGGAGAAGTATCGCTGGCACAGATTAAAGATGTTACGGTAGAGGATCTGCTTGGAAGGGATACGATTCAAGTGGATATGGAACAGATTTTTCAGTACATAAAGGGAAAGACGATTCTGGTGACGGGAGGCGGAGGCTCAATCGGAAGCGAACTGTGCCGTCAGATTGCGTCCCATGAGCCAAAGCAGTTGATCCTATTTGATATTTATGAGAATAATGCATATGCCATCGAACAGGAGCTTCGCAGAAATCATTCGGAACTGAATCTGGTGACTCTGATTGGTTCCGTACGTGACAGCAGAAGGCTGAATCAGGTTTTTAAAAAATATAAGCCGGACATCGTATATCATGCGGCTGCACATAAGCATGTTCCTCTGATGGAGACAAGCCCGAATGAAGCGATTAAAAATAATGTAATCGGAACATACAAAACTGCCTATGCGGCAATGCAGAATGGAGTAAAGCGGTTTGTTCTGATCAGTACAGATAAAGCTGTAAATCCAACGAATATCATGGGTGCAAGCAAGCGACTGTGTGAGATGGTAATCCAGAGCATGGATGCAGTCAGCAAAAGTGGCAGAATGGATTTACTTCCATTACTGCATGGCCACAGAGACAATGCAGAAGAGCTGGCAAAGCAGGCAGAAATCTGTCTGAAAAAGGCAGAAAAAGAGCAGACGGACGGCAAAGACTCAGAAACTATGGGAAATACTGCCAGACTGAAAATTGAAAGTATCAAGAATCGTGAGAGAACAGGAACTCAGTTCGTTGCGGTACGATTTGGAAATGTACTGGGAAGTAATGGATCGGTGATTCCACTATTTAAGAAGCAGATCGAGGCAGGTGGACCGGTTACAGTTACGCACCCGGATATCATCCGCTATTTTATGACGATCCCGGAGGCGGTGAGTCTGGTGCTTCAGGCGGGAACATTTGCCTGGGGGGGAGAGATCTTTGTCCTTGATATGGGAGAACCGGTGAAGATTGATACACTGGCAAGAAACCTGATCAAGTTGTCAGGATATGAACCGGATGTAGATATCAAGATCGAGTATTCAGGTCTTCGGCCAGGAGAAAAATTATTTGAAGAAAAGCTGATGGCAGAAGAAGGAATCATGCGGACAGATAATGAACTGATTCATATTGGAAAGCCGATTCCGTTCGATACAGAGGTATTCTTTGAACAATTAAAAGAACTTGCTGATACATGCTATAACAATTCTGATCATATTGTAGAGCTTGTAGAGCAGATTGTGACAACATTTCATCCGGTAGGAGAACATCCGACAGGAGAAGAAAATAAGAAAAGGCAAGAATAG
- a CDS encoding DegT/DnrJ/EryC1/StrS family aminotransferase, which produces MFKESEQIEKFEPKVWLSSPTMHGEEIKYVQEAYETNWMSTVGANINEVERLVCKKIGCKYAVGLSAGTAALHMAVKLAGVKPGEKVFCSDMTFSATVNPIVYEGGVPVFIDTEYDTWNMDPEALEKAFELYPDVKVVVIAHLYGTPGKVDELRDICEKHGAVIIEDAAESMGATYKGLQTGTFGKYNAISFNGNKIITGFSGGMLLTDDKEAAEKVRKWSTQSRENAPWYQHEELGYNYRMSNVIAGVVRGQIPHLEEHIAQKKAIYDRYKEGFKDLPVQMNPYDSEKSEPNFWLSCILVNEEAMCKQVRGEKDALYVPEHGKSCPTEILEKLAEYNAEGRPIWKPMHMQPIYRMNGFVTRDGDGRARTNAYIAGSEKDCDGCPFDKGMDIFYRGLCLPSDNKMTAEQQNIIIEIVKSCFQ; this is translated from the coding sequence ATGTTCAAAGAAAGTGAGCAGATAGAAAAATTTGAACCAAAGGTGTGGCTGAGCAGTCCGACGATGCATGGAGAAGAAATAAAATATGTCCAGGAGGCATATGAGACAAACTGGATGTCTACGGTTGGGGCGAATATCAATGAAGTAGAACGACTGGTATGCAAAAAGATTGGATGCAAGTATGCAGTCGGATTGTCTGCAGGAACGGCAGCTCTTCATATGGCAGTAAAGCTGGCAGGAGTAAAACCCGGAGAGAAAGTTTTCTGTTCTGATATGACATTCAGTGCAACAGTAAATCCAATCGTATACGAAGGTGGTGTTCCGGTCTTTATTGATACGGAATATGATACCTGGAATATGGATCCGGAGGCATTAGAAAAGGCATTTGAATTATATCCAGATGTAAAAGTAGTAGTTATTGCACATCTTTATGGAACACCGGGAAAAGTAGACGAACTGAGAGATATTTGCGAAAAGCATGGAGCGGTTATTATAGAGGATGCAGCAGAGTCCATGGGAGCAACCTATAAAGGTCTGCAGACAGGGACTTTTGGAAAGTATAATGCAATTTCATTTAACGGAAACAAAATCATTACCGGATTTTCGGGTGGCATGCTGCTGACAGATGATAAAGAAGCAGCAGAAAAAGTAAGAAAATGGTCTACACAATCGAGAGAAAATGCACCGTGGTATCAGCATGAAGAATTAGGCTACAATTATCGAATGAGTAATGTAATCGCAGGTGTTGTACGTGGTCAGATTCCACATCTTGAGGAGCATATTGCACAGAAAAAAGCAATTTATGACAGATATAAGGAAGGCTTTAAAGATTTGCCGGTACAAATGAATCCGTATGACAGTGAGAAGTCAGAACCTAATTTTTGGCTGAGTTGTATTCTGGTTAACGAGGAGGCAATGTGTAAACAGGTTAGAGGAGAAAAAGATGCACTCTATGTACCTGAACATGGAAAGAGTTGTCCGACGGAGATTCTGGAAAAACTTGCCGAATATAATGCGGAGGGCAGACCAATCTGGAAACCAATGCATATGCAGCCGATTTATCGGATGAATGGTTTTGTGACCAGAGACGGAGACGGCAGAGCAAGAACAAATGCTTATATAGCGGGTAGTGAAAAAGATTGCGATGGATGTCCTTTTGACAAGGGAATGGATATTTTTTACAGAGGATTATGCTTGCCAAGTGATAATAAAATGACTGCGGAACAGCAGAATATAATTATTGAAATTGTTAAAAGTTGTTTTCAGTAA
- a CDS encoding sugar transferase, which yields MDKKKRELIPHKPGIYEKYIKRPQDFILSVIAIIVLSPVLVLIAVLVRIKLGSPVLFKQQRPGLNGKIFNMYKFRTMTDKRDEAGNLLPDEERLTNFGKKLRSTSLDELPELFCIAKGELAICGPRPLLVSYLPLYNEQQSRRHEVRPGLTGYAQVHGRNSVTWEEKFDMDVYYVDHISFLMDWKIIFQTVMTVLKRDGISSETAATMEMFTGTAENVDSSKKKSNR from the coding sequence GTGGACAAAAAGAAAAGAGAGTTGATTCCACATAAGCCGGGAATTTATGAAAAATACATAAAACGTCCGCAGGACTTTATTCTTTCGGTCATAGCGATCATTGTCTTATCTCCTGTCTTAGTTTTGATAGCTGTGCTGGTAAGAATCAAGCTAGGCTCTCCGGTCCTTTTTAAACAACAGCGTCCGGGATTAAATGGCAAAATATTTAATATGTATAAGTTTCGTACAATGACAGATAAGCGGGATGAAGCAGGTAATTTATTGCCGGATGAAGAACGCCTTACAAATTTTGGTAAAAAGCTGAGAAGTACCAGTTTGGATGAATTGCCGGAACTGTTCTGTATAGCTAAGGGCGAGCTTGCAATTTGCGGGCCCAGACCCCTCCTTGTTTCGTATTTACCACTTTACAATGAACAGCAGAGCAGGAGACATGAGGTAAGACCGGGACTTACCGGTTATGCACAGGTACATGGAAGAAACAGTGTGACATGGGAAGAAAAGTTTGATATGGATGTTTATTATGTGGATCATATAAGTTTTTTGATGGACTGGAAGATTATTTTCCAGACAGTAATGACGGTGTTAAAGCGTGACGGTATCAGTTCAGAAACGGCGGCAACCATGGAAATGTTCACTGGAACTGCCGAGAATGTAGATTCATCAAAAAAGAAAAGTAATAGGTAA
- a CDS encoding ATP-grasp domain-containing protein gives MKILFTSVGRRVELLQAFRAAAEKLDIALTVMGADITKSAPALFFCDERRLVCKIQEKEYIPQLLSICEKEKVDCLIPTIDTDLLLLAENKEKFEAIGTKVLISAVDKIKLCRDKNYTADYFVSLGLKSPLPVNSVEKYEEALKRGKVSFPAFIKPKDGSSSINAYKVENLEDLRLYAEKIEDYIIQPFISGREYTIDIFCDYEGNPVYITPRERLAVRSGEVLKSRITQDDTMIAEMRRLIADYRPCGQITVQLIREDVTGDDYYIEINPRFGGGAPLSMKAGADSASAILRMLRGDKLSYIERAAIDGAIYSRYDQSVRVK, from the coding sequence ATGAAGATATTATTTACCAGTGTGGGAAGGCGTGTAGAGTTGTTGCAGGCTTTTCGGGCAGCAGCAGAAAAATTGGACATTGCACTGACGGTTATGGGAGCAGATATTACGAAAAGTGCTCCGGCACTTTTTTTCTGTGATGAAAGGCGACTTGTGTGCAAAATACAAGAAAAAGAATATATTCCACAGCTTCTTTCTATCTGTGAAAAAGAAAAAGTGGATTGTCTGATTCCTACTATTGATACAGACCTCTTGTTACTTGCGGAGAACAAGGAAAAGTTTGAAGCAATCGGGACAAAGGTACTGATTTCAGCAGTGGATAAAATAAAATTGTGCAGGGATAAAAACTATACTGCAGATTACTTTGTTTCTCTTGGGTTGAAATCCCCTCTGCCTGTCAACAGTGTAGAAAAATATGAAGAAGCATTGAAACGTGGAAAAGTCAGTTTTCCGGCATTTATTAAACCGAAAGATGGTAGTTCAAGTATCAATGCCTATAAGGTGGAAAATCTTGAAGATTTGAGACTTTATGCAGAAAAAATTGAAGATTATATCATTCAGCCGTTTATTAGTGGCAGGGAATACACAATAGATATTTTCTGTGATTATGAAGGAAATCCTGTTTACATTACGCCGAGAGAACGTCTGGCAGTTCGCTCCGGAGAGGTATTAAAATCAAGAATTACGCAGGATGATACAATGATTGCGGAAATGCGGAGATTGATTGCAGATTATAGACCTTGTGGTCAAATTACAGTTCAATTAATTCGCGAGGATGTCACAGGCGATGATTATTATATTGAAATTAATCCTCGTTTCGGAGGTGGAGCACCGCTTAGTATGAAAGCTGGAGCAGACAGTGCAAGTGCAATTCTTAGGATGTTGAGAGGGGATAAACTTTCTTATATAGAAAGAGCTGCTATAGATGGAGCTATTTATAGTCGTTATGACCAAAGCGTAAGGGTAAAGTGA
- a CDS encoding HAD family hydrolase, whose protein sequence is MVIITNILEVEQHLDGITGVIFDLDDTLYSEKQYVRSGYKAVSKRLGNEIFADKFWKYFEKGKPAIDELLNEMNCKDKKAECLEAYRFQKPDICLYDGVREMLERLKQNYKLGLITDGRPEGQKAKIKALRLGKYFDEIIITDELGGIDFRKPNPRAFQILAEKFREEYNRMCYIGDNIHKDFIAPEMLGMKCIWFRNPDGLYSGEKQ, encoded by the coding sequence ATGGTAATAATAACGAATATTTTAGAAGTTGAACAACATCTTGATGGGATAACAGGTGTGATTTTTGATTTGGATGATACCTTATATTCTGAAAAGCAATATGTTAGAAGTGGATATAAGGCGGTGTCGAAACGACTGGGTAATGAAATTTTTGCAGATAAATTTTGGAAGTATTTTGAAAAAGGAAAGCCAGCCATTGATGAGCTTTTGAACGAAATGAATTGCAAGGATAAAAAAGCGGAATGTTTAGAAGCATATCGCTTCCAAAAACCGGATATTTGTTTATATGATGGTGTAAGGGAGATGTTAGAAAGGCTGAAACAAAATTATAAATTAGGTTTAATTACGGATGGACGACCAGAAGGTCAGAAAGCCAAAATTAAGGCGTTGAGATTAGGTAAATATTTTGATGAAATCATTATTACAGATGAACTGGGTGGGATTGATTTCCGCAAACCGAATCCTAGAGCATTTCAGATTTTAGCAGAAAAATTTAGAGAGGAATATAACCGGATGTGTTACATCGGAGATAATATTCATAAGGATTTTATCGCACCGGAGATGTTGGGAATGAAGTGCATCTGGTTTAGAAATCCAGATGGTTTATATAGTGGAGAAAAGCAATGA
- a CDS encoding beta-1,6-N-acetylglucosaminyltransferase, whose translation MRHAYLITVHKNFRILEQFMKVLDQKGTDFYVLIDKKINTCLEKVCTYIPKNSKVIELESLKINWGGASLIEAELNLLRRASTGRYDYYHFMQGADFPIKTKEEIEHFFEINRGCEFIDYEPGNYEFAKYKCDYWHMFVNYPRYRTSKGLKILNHSFVKIQKFFRINRHDRELFHGSALCSITDECAKYILSKEKDIKKRYRYCLAADEVFLQTEIYNSKFRDRLYYNDERYSNARLIDWNRRNGNSPYVFKVEDFDLLINAKNKVFARKFEEDEYEVVDKLYQLLK comes from the coding sequence ATGAGACATGCATATTTAATTACTGTTCATAAAAATTTTCGGATATTAGAGCAATTCATGAAAGTATTGGATCAAAAAGGCACAGATTTTTATGTTTTGATAGATAAAAAGATAAATACATGTTTGGAAAAGGTATGTACATATATCCCAAAGAATTCTAAAGTCATAGAATTGGAATCTTTAAAAATAAATTGGGGTGGGGCAAGTCTAATTGAAGCAGAACTAAATTTGTTAAGGCGAGCATCTACGGGGAGATATGATTATTATCATTTTATGCAAGGAGCAGATTTTCCTATAAAAACAAAAGAAGAAATCGAGCACTTTTTTGAGATAAACCGAGGATGTGAATTTATTGATTATGAACCGGGCAATTATGAATTTGCAAAATATAAGTGTGATTATTGGCATATGTTTGTAAATTATCCGAGGTATAGAACAAGTAAAGGACTCAAAATTTTAAACCATTCATTTGTAAAAATACAGAAGTTTTTTAGGATTAATCGTCACGATAGAGAGTTGTTTCATGGTTCTGCATTGTGTTCTATTACAGATGAGTGTGCAAAATATATTCTTAGTAAGGAAAAAGATATTAAAAAGAGATATAGATATTGTTTGGCGGCAGATGAGGTCTTTTTACAAACAGAAATTTATAATTCAAAATTTAGAGATAGGTTATATTATAACGATGAACGATACAGTAATGCAAGATTAATTGACTGGAATCGTCGGAATGGGAATTCTCCATATGTATTTAAAGTAGAAGATTTTGATTTGTTAATAAATGCAAAAAATAAAGTATTTGCAAGAAAGTTTGAAGAGGATGAATATGAAGTGGTTGATAAGTTGTATCAACTATTGAAATGA